The following are encoded together in the Equus przewalskii isolate Varuska chromosome 14, EquPr2, whole genome shotgun sequence genome:
- the LRATD1 gene encoding protein LRATD1, which translates to MGNQLDRITHLNYSELPTGDPSGIEKDELRVGVAYFFSDEEEDLDERGQPDKFGVKAPPGCSPCPESPSRHHHHHHLLHQLVLNETQFSAFRGQECIFSKVSGGPQGADLSVYAVSALPALCEPGDLLELLWLQPAPEPPAPARHWAVYVGGGQIIHLHQGEIRQDSLYEAGAANVGRVVNSWYRYRPLVAELVVQNACGHLGLKSEEICWTNSESFAAWCRFGKREFKAGGEVPAGTQPPQQQYYLKVHLAENKVHTARFHSLEDLIREKRRIDATGSLRVLQELTDLVDDKE; encoded by the coding sequence ATGGGCAACCAACTGGACCGCATCACCCACCTCAACTACAGCGAGTTGCCCACAGGGGACCCGTCGGGGATCGAGAAGGACGAACTACGGGTCGGGGTCGCCTACTTCTTCTCGGATGAGGAGGAGGACCTGGACGAACGCGGCCAGCCCGACAAATTTGGCGTGAAGGCCCCCCCGGGCTGCAGTCCCTGCCCAGAGAGCCCcagccgccaccaccaccaccaccacctgctgCACCAGCTGGTCCTCAACGAAACTCAGTTCTCCGCCTTTCGGGGCCAGGAATGCATCTTTTCCAAAGTGAGCGGCGGCCCTCAGGGCGCCGACCTGAGCGTCTACGCGGTCAGCGCGCTGCCCGCGCTCTGCGAGCCCGGCGACCTGCTGGAGCTGCTGTGGCTGCAGCCCGCGCCGGAgccgcccgcgcccgcccggCACTGGGCCGTCTACGTGGGCGGTGGGCAGATCATCCACCTGCACCAAGGCGAGATTCGCCAGGACAGCCTGTACGAGGCGGGCGCGGCAAACGTGGGCCGGGTGGTGAATAGCTGGTACCGCTACCGCCCGCTGGTGGCCGAGCTGGTGGTGCAGAACGCCTGCGGCCACCTGGGCCTCAAGAGCGAGGAGATCTGCTGGACGAACTCGGAGAGCTTCGCCGCCTGGTGCCGCTTTGGAAAGCGGGAGTTCAAGGCGGGAGGGGAGGTGCCGGCCGGCACGCAGCCCCCGCAGCAGCAGTACTATCTCAAGGTGCACCTGGCTGAGAACAAGGTGCACACAGCCAGGTTTCACAGCCTGGAAGACCTCATCCGCGAGAAGCGCCGGATCGACGCCACCGGCAGCCTGCGAGTGCTCCAGGAGCTCACCGACCTCGTGGACGACAAGGAGTAG